A genomic stretch from Papio anubis isolate 15944 chromosome 18, Panubis1.0, whole genome shotgun sequence includes:
- the SETD1A gene encoding histone-lysine N-methyltransferase SETD1A isoform X1, protein MDQEGGGDGQKAPSFQWRNYKLIVDPALDPALRRPSQKVYRYDGVHFSVNDSKYIPVEDLQDPRCHVRSKNRDFSLPVPKFKLDEFYIGQIPLKEVTFARLNDNVRETFLKDMCRKYGEVEEVEILLHPRTRKHLGLARVLFTSTRGAKETVKNLHLTSVMGNIIHAQLDIKGQQRMKYYELIVNGSYTPQTVPTGGKALSEKFQGSGVATETAESRRRSSSDTAAYPAGTTAVGTPGNGTPCSQDTSFSSSRQDTPSSFGQFTPQSSQGTPYTSRGSTPYSQDSAYSSSTTSTSFKPRRSENSYQDAFSRRHFSASSASTTASTAIAATTAATAASSASSSSLSSSSSSSSSSSSSQFRSSDSNYPAYYESWNRYQRHTSYPSRRATREDPPGAPFAENTAECFPPSYTSYLPPEPSRPADQDYRPPASEAPPPEPPEPGGGGGGGGPSPEREEVRTSPRPASPARSGSPAPETTNESVPFAQHSSLDSRIEMLLKEQRSKFSFLASDTEEEEENSSVGLGARDAGSEVPSGSGHGPCTPPPAPANFEDVAPTGSGEPGATRESPKANGQNQASPCSSGDDMEISDDDRGGSPPPAPTPPQQPPPPPPPPPPPPPYLASLPLGYPPHQPAYLLPPRPDGPPPPEYPPPPPPPPHIYDFVNSLELMDRLGAQWGGMPMSFQMQTQMLTRLHQLRQGKGLIAASAGPPGGTFGEAFLPFPPPQEAAYGLPYALYAQGQEGRGAYSREAYHLPMPMAAEPLPSSSVSGEEARLPPREEGELAEGKTLPTAGTVGRVLAMLVQEMKSIMQRDLNRKMVENVAFGAFDQWWESKEEKAKPFQNAAKQQAKEEDKEKTKLKEPGLLSLVDWAKSGGTTGIEAFAFGSGLRGALRLPSFKVKRKEPSEISEASEEKRPRPSTPAEEDEDDPEREKEAGEPGRPGTKPPKRDEERGKTQGKHRKSFALDSEGEEASQESSSEKDEEDDEEDEEDEDREEAVDTTKKETGVSDGEDEESDSSSKCSLYADSDGENDSTSDSESSSSSSSSSSSSSSSSSSSSSSSSESSSEDEEEEERPAALSSASPPPREVPVPTPAPVEVPAPERVAGSPVTPVPEQETSPARPAGPTEELPPSVPPPPPEPPAGPPAPTPCPDERPSSPIPLLPPPKKRRKTVSFSAIEVVPAPEPPTATPPQAKSPGPASRKAPRGVERTIRNLPLDHASLVKSWPEEVSRGSRSRAGGRGRATEEEEAEPGTEVDLAVLADLALTPARRGLPSLPAVDDSEATETSEEAERPGPLLSHILLEHNYALAVKPTAPTLAPRPPEPVPAPAALFSSPADEVLEAPEVVVAEAEEPKPQQLQQQREEGEEEEEEEEEEGEEEEEESSDSSSSSDGEGALRRRSLRSHARRRRPPPPPPPRPPRAYEPRSEFEQMTILYDIWNSGLDSEDMSYLRLTYERLLQQTSGADWLNDTHWVHHTITNLTTPKRKRRPQDGPREHQTGSARSEGYYPISKKEKDKYLDVCPVSARQLEGVDTQGTNRVLSERRSEQRRLLSAIGTSAIMDSDLLKLNQLKFRKKKLRFGRSRIHEWGLFAMEPIAADEMVIEYVGQNIRQMVADMREKRYVQEGIGSSYLFRVDHDTIIDATKCGNLARFINHCCTPNCYAKVITIESQKKIVIYSKQPIGVDEEITYDYKFPLEDNKIPCLCGTESCRGSLN, encoded by the exons CTGGACGAGTTCTATATTGGACAGATTCCACTGAAGGAAGTGACTTTTGCAAGGCTGAATGACAACGTGCGGGAGACCTTCCTGAAGGATATGTGCCGTAAGTACGGCGAGGTGGAAGAGGTAGAGATCCTTCTTCACCCCCGTACGCGCAAGCACCTGGGCCTGGCCCGTGTGCTCTTCACCAGCACTCGAGGCGCCAAGGAAACAGTCAAAAACCTCCACCTTACCTCCGTCATGGGCAACATCATCCATGCCCAGCTTGACATCAAAG GACAACAACGAATGAAATACTATGAACTAATTGTCAATGGCTCCTACACCCCTCAGACTGTGCCCACTGGGGGCAAGGCCCTGAGTGAGAAGTTCCAAGGCTCGGGTGTAGCCACTGAGACG GCTGAATCCCGCCGTCGCTCTTCCTCCGACACTGCTGCCTACCCAGCAGGCACTACTGCAGTGGGCACTCCTGGCAACGGCACCCCCTGCTCCCAGGACACAAGCTTCTCCAGCAGCCGACAAGATACCCCATCTTCCTTTGGCCAGTTCACCCCTCAGTCCTCCCAAGGAACCCCCTACACGTCTCGGGGCAGCACCCCCTACTCTCAGGACTCCGCCTACTCCAGCAG CACCACTTCAACCTCCTTCAAGCCCCGGCGGTCAGAGAACAGCTACCAAGATGCCTTTTCCCGCCGCCACTTCTCTGCATCTTCAGCCTCCACAACCGCCTCCACGGCCATCGCCGCCACCACTGCAGCCACCGCAGCATCCTccgcctcttcctcctctttgtcCTCATCCTCTTcgtcatcctcttcctcctcgtcCTCTCAGTTTCGTAGTTCTGACTCAAACTACCCAGCGTATTATGAAAGCTGGAATCGCTACCAGCGCCATACTTCCTACCCATCACGCCGGGCCACGCGGGAAGATCCCCCTGGAGCCCCCTTTGCTGAAAATACAGCTGAGTGCTTCCCACCTTCCTATACCTCCTACCTGCCCCCCGAGCCCAGCCGGCCCGCCGACCAGGACTACCGGCCTCCCGCCTCAGAGGCTCCACCCCCGGAGCCTCCAGAACCTGGCGGAGGCGGGGGTGGAGGAGGGCCCAGCCCTGAGAGAGAAGAAGTTCGGACTTCCCCCCGCCCAGCCTCACCTGCCCGCTCCGGCTCCCCAGCCCCAGAGACCACCAATGAGAGCGTGCCCTTCGCCCAGCACAGCAGCCTGGATTCCCGCATCGAGATGCTGCTGAAGGAGCAGCGCTCCAAGTTTTCCTTCTTGGCCTCTgacacagaggaggaggaagagaacagCAGCGTGGGCCTTGGGGCCAGAGATGCAGGGAGTGAGGTGCCTTCTGGGTCAGGGCATGGGCCCTGCACACCCCCTccagccccagctaattttgaggATGTGGCACCTACAGGGAGTGGGGAGCCAGGGGCTACCCGGGAGTCTCCCAAGGCAAACGGACAGAACCAG GCTTCTCCATGCTCTTCTGGAGACGACATGGAGATCTCCGATGACGACCGGGGTGGCTCACCCCCTCCGGCCCCGACGCCCCCTCAGCAGCCTCCGCCGCCTCCCCCTcccccgcctcctcctcctccctaccTGGCGTCCCTTCCCCTTGGTTATCCTCCCCACCAGCCTGCCTACCTCCTCCCACCCAGACCTGATGGGCCGCCGCCCCCTGAGTACCCCCCACCTCCTCCACCACCCCCGCACATCTATGACTTTGTGAACTCCCTGGAGCTCATGGACCGACTTGGGGCTCAGTGGGGAGGGATGCCTATGTCCTTCCAGATGCAGACCCAGATGTTAACTCGACTCCATCAGCTGCGGCAGGGCAAGGGATTGATTGCCGCCTCAGCTGGTCCCCCCGGTGGGACCTTTGGGGAGGCCTTCCTCCCATTCCCACCCCCCCAGGAGGCAGCCTATGGCTTGCCCTATGCTCTATATGCACAGGGGCAGGAGGGCAGAGGGGCATACTCGCGGGAGGCCTATCACCTGCCCATGCCCATGGCAGCCGagcccctgccctcctcctcaGTCTCGGGAGAGGAGGCCCGGCTGCCACCCAGGGAAGAAGGAGAGCTGGCAGAGGGCAAGACCCTCCCGACGGCAGGCACCGTGGGCCGTGTGCTCGCCATGTTGGTCCAGGAGATGAAGAGCATCATGCAGCGAGACCTCAACCGCAAGATGGTGGAGAACGTGGCCTTCGGAGCCTTTGACCAGTGGTGGGAGAGCAAGGAGGAGAAGGCCAAG CCATTCCAGAATGCGGCCAAGCAGCAAGCCAAGGAGGAGGATAAAGAGAAGACAAAGCTGAAGGAGCCTGGCCTGCTGTCCCTCGTGGACTGGGCCAAGAGCGGGGGCACTACGGGCATCGAGGCCTTCGCCTTTGGGTCAGGGCTGCGAGGGGCCCTGCGGCTGCCTTCATTCAAG GTAAAGCGGAAAGAGCCATCGGAAATTTCCGAGGCCAGTGAGGAAAAGAGGCCTCGTCCCTCCACTCCTGCTGAGGAAGATGAAGACG ACCCTGAGCGAGAGAAGGAGGCTGGAGAGCCCGGACGTCCGGGGACCAAGCCCCCGAAGCGGGACGAAGAACGAGGCAAGACCCAGGGCAAGCACCGCAAATCCTTTGCTCTGGATAGTGAAGGGGAGGAGGCGTCCCAGGAGTCCTCCTCGGAGAAG GATGAGGAGGATGACgaggaagatgaggaagatgaagatCGAGAGGAAGCGGTGGATACCACAAAGAAGGAGACAGGGGTGTCGGATG GCGAGGACGAGGAAAGCGATTCGTCCTCCAAATGTTCTCTGTATGCTGACTCAGATGGCGAAAATGACAGCACATCGGACTCCGAGAGCAGCAGCTCTTCCagctcctcatcctcctcctcctcatcgtCCTCGTCCTCCTCGTCCTCTTCATCCTCTGAGTCCTCCTctgaagatgaagaggaagaggagcgGCCAGCAgccctttcctcagcctccccgccCCCCAGGGAAGTCCCAGTGCCCACACCAGCACCTGTGGAGGTGCCAGCGCCAGAGAGAGTTGCAGGCTCCCCAGTCACACCCGTACCTGAACAGGAGACATCTCCAGCAAGGCCTGCAG GCCCCACGGAGGAGCTGCCCCCCAGTGTGCCCCCCCCTCCCCCAGAACCACCTGCTGGGCCCCCGGCCCCCACCCCATGCCCCGATGAGCGTCCCTCTTCTCCCAtccccctcctgcccccacccaagAAACGCCGGAAAACTGTCTCCTTCTCTGCCATTGAGGTGGTGCCAGCCCCAGAGCCCCCTACAGCCACACCGCCGCAGGCCAAGTCTCCCGGACCAGCCTCCCGCAAGGCCCCCCGGGGCGTGGAGCGGACCATCCGCAACCTGCCTCTGGACCATGCATCTTTGGTCAAGAGTTGGCCGGAGGAGGTGTCCCGAGGAAGCCGGAGCCGGGCTGGAGGCCGAGGCCGCGccacagaggaagaggaggctgagccagggacAGAGGTAGACCTGGCGGTCCTGGCTGACCTGGCCCTGACCCCTGCCCGGCGGGGGCTGCCTTCCCTGCCTGCTGTTGACGACTCGGAGGCCACAGAAACATCGGAGGAGGCTGAGCGCCCCGGGCCCCTGCTCAGCCACATTCTCCTGGAGCACAACTACGCCCTGGCCGTCAAGCCCACAGCACCGACGCTGGCCCCGCGGCCCCCAGAGCCAGTGCCTGCACCCGCCGCCCTCTTCAGTTCCCCAGCGGATGAGGTCCTGGAGGCCCCCGAGGTGGTGGTGGCTGAGGCGGAGGAGCCCAAGCCGCAGCAACTGCAGCAGCAGCGGGAGGAGGgcgaagaggaggaggaggaggaggaggaagagggggaggaggaggaggaggagtcctctgacagcagcagcagcagtgatgGGGAGGGCGCCCTCCGGAGGCGCAGCCTCCGCTCCCACGCCCGGCGCCGCCGCCcaccgcccccacccccgccacggCCGCCCCGCGCCTACGAGCCGCGCAGTGAGTTTGAACAGATGACCATCCTGTACGACATTTGGAACTCGGGCCTGGACTCAGAGGACATGAGTTACCTGCGGCTCACGTATGAGCGGCTGCTGCAGCAGACGAGCGGGGCCGACTGGCTCAACGACACCCACTGGGTTCATCACACAA TCACCAACCTGACCACCCCAAAACGCAAGCGGCGGCCCCAGGATGGGCCCCGGGAGCACCAGACAGGCTCGGCCCGTAGCGAAGGCTACTACCCCATCAGCAAGAAGGAGAAGGACAAGTACCTGGATGTGTGCCCAGTCTCGGCCCGGCAGCTGGAGGGCGTGGACACTCAG GGGACGAACCGCGTGCTATCCGAGCGCCGGTCCGAGCAACGGCGGCTGCTGAGCGCCATTGGTACCTCCGCCATCATGGACAGTGACCTGCTGAAACTCAACCAGCTCAAG TTCCGGAAGAAGAAGCTCCGATTTGGCCGGAGCCGGATCCACGAGTGGGGTCTGTTTGCCATGGAACCCATTGCTGCTGACGAGATGGTCATCGAATACGTGGGTCAGAACATCCGTCAG ATGGTGGCCGACATGCGGGAGAAGCGCTATGTGCAGGAGGGCATTGGCAGCAGCTACCTGTTCCGGGTGGACCATGACACCATCATCGATGCCACCAAGTGTGGCAACCTGGCCAGGTTCATCAACCACTGCTGCACG CCCAACTGCTACGCCAAGGTCATCACCATCGAGTCCCAGAAGAAGATTGTGATCTACTCCAAGCAGCCTATCGGCGTGGACGAGGAGATCACCTACGACTACAAGTTCCCACTGGAAGACAACAAGATCCCGTGTCTGTGCGGCACGGAGAGCTGCCGGGGCTCCCTAAACTGA
- the SETD1A gene encoding histone-lysine N-methyltransferase SETD1A isoform X2 — protein sequence MDQEGGGDGQKAPSFQWRNYKLIVDPALDPALRRPSQKVYRYDGVHFSVNDSKYIPVEDLQDPRCHVRSKNRDFSLPVPKFKLDEFYIGQIPLKEVTFARLNDNVRETFLKDMCRKYGEVEEVEILLHPRTRKHLGLARVLFTSTRGAKETVKNLHLTSVMGNIIHAQLDIKGQQRMKYYELIVNGSYTPQTVPTGGKALSEKFQGSGVATETAESRRRSSSDTAAYPAGTTAVGTPGNGTPCSQDTSFSSSRQDTPSSFGQFTPQSSQGTPYTSRGSTPYSQDSAYSSSTTSTSFKPRRSENSYQDAFSRRHFSASSASTTASTAIAATTAATAASSASSSSLSSSSSSSSSSSSSQFRSSDSNYPAYYESWNRYQRHTSYPSRRATREDPPGAPFAENTAECFPPSYTSYLPPEPSRPADQDYRPPASEAPPPEPPEPGGGGGGGGPSPEREEVRTSPRPASPARSGSPAPETTNESVPFAQHSSLDSRIEMLLKEQRSKFSFLASDTEEEEENSSVGLGARDAGSEVPSGSGHGPCTPPPAPANFEDVAPTGSGEPGATRESPKANGQNQASPCSSGDDMEISDDDRGGSPPPAPTPPQQPPPPPPPPPPPPPYLASLPLGYPPHQPAYLLPPRPDGPPPPEYPPPPPPPPHIYDFVNSLELMDRLGAQWGGMPMSFQMQTQMLTRLHQLRQGKGLIAASAGPPGGTFGEAFLPFPPPQEAAYGLPYALYAQGQEGRGAYSREAYHLPMPMAAEPLPSSSVSGEEARLPPREEGELAEGKTLPTAGTVGRVLAMLVQEMKSIMQRDLNRKMVENVAFGAFDQWWESKEEKAKPFQNAAKQQAKEEDKEKTKLKEPGLLSLVDWAKSGGTTGIEAFAFGSGLRGALRLPSFKVKRKEPSEISEASEEKRPRPSTPAEEDEDDPEREKEAGEPGRPGTKPPKRDEERGKTQGKHRKSFALDSEGEEASQESSSEKDEEDDEEDEEDEDREEAVDTTKKETGVSDDGENDSTSDSESSSSSSSSSSSSSSSSSSSSSSSSESSSEDEEEEERPAALSSASPPPREVPVPTPAPVEVPAPERVAGSPVTPVPEQETSPARPAGPTEELPPSVPPPPPEPPAGPPAPTPCPDERPSSPIPLLPPPKKRRKTVSFSAIEVVPAPEPPTATPPQAKSPGPASRKAPRGVERTIRNLPLDHASLVKSWPEEVSRGSRSRAGGRGRATEEEEAEPGTEVDLAVLADLALTPARRGLPSLPAVDDSEATETSEEAERPGPLLSHILLEHNYALAVKPTAPTLAPRPPEPVPAPAALFSSPADEVLEAPEVVVAEAEEPKPQQLQQQREEGEEEEEEEEEEGEEEEEESSDSSSSSDGEGALRRRSLRSHARRRRPPPPPPPRPPRAYEPRSEFEQMTILYDIWNSGLDSEDMSYLRLTYERLLQQTSGADWLNDTHWVHHTITNLTTPKRKRRPQDGPREHQTGSARSEGYYPISKKEKDKYLDVCPVSARQLEGVDTQGTNRVLSERRSEQRRLLSAIGTSAIMDSDLLKLNQLKFRKKKLRFGRSRIHEWGLFAMEPIAADEMVIEYVGQNIRQMVADMREKRYVQEGIGSSYLFRVDHDTIIDATKCGNLARFINHCCTPNCYAKVITIESQKKIVIYSKQPIGVDEEITYDYKFPLEDNKIPCLCGTESCRGSLN from the exons CTGGACGAGTTCTATATTGGACAGATTCCACTGAAGGAAGTGACTTTTGCAAGGCTGAATGACAACGTGCGGGAGACCTTCCTGAAGGATATGTGCCGTAAGTACGGCGAGGTGGAAGAGGTAGAGATCCTTCTTCACCCCCGTACGCGCAAGCACCTGGGCCTGGCCCGTGTGCTCTTCACCAGCACTCGAGGCGCCAAGGAAACAGTCAAAAACCTCCACCTTACCTCCGTCATGGGCAACATCATCCATGCCCAGCTTGACATCAAAG GACAACAACGAATGAAATACTATGAACTAATTGTCAATGGCTCCTACACCCCTCAGACTGTGCCCACTGGGGGCAAGGCCCTGAGTGAGAAGTTCCAAGGCTCGGGTGTAGCCACTGAGACG GCTGAATCCCGCCGTCGCTCTTCCTCCGACACTGCTGCCTACCCAGCAGGCACTACTGCAGTGGGCACTCCTGGCAACGGCACCCCCTGCTCCCAGGACACAAGCTTCTCCAGCAGCCGACAAGATACCCCATCTTCCTTTGGCCAGTTCACCCCTCAGTCCTCCCAAGGAACCCCCTACACGTCTCGGGGCAGCACCCCCTACTCTCAGGACTCCGCCTACTCCAGCAG CACCACTTCAACCTCCTTCAAGCCCCGGCGGTCAGAGAACAGCTACCAAGATGCCTTTTCCCGCCGCCACTTCTCTGCATCTTCAGCCTCCACAACCGCCTCCACGGCCATCGCCGCCACCACTGCAGCCACCGCAGCATCCTccgcctcttcctcctctttgtcCTCATCCTCTTcgtcatcctcttcctcctcgtcCTCTCAGTTTCGTAGTTCTGACTCAAACTACCCAGCGTATTATGAAAGCTGGAATCGCTACCAGCGCCATACTTCCTACCCATCACGCCGGGCCACGCGGGAAGATCCCCCTGGAGCCCCCTTTGCTGAAAATACAGCTGAGTGCTTCCCACCTTCCTATACCTCCTACCTGCCCCCCGAGCCCAGCCGGCCCGCCGACCAGGACTACCGGCCTCCCGCCTCAGAGGCTCCACCCCCGGAGCCTCCAGAACCTGGCGGAGGCGGGGGTGGAGGAGGGCCCAGCCCTGAGAGAGAAGAAGTTCGGACTTCCCCCCGCCCAGCCTCACCTGCCCGCTCCGGCTCCCCAGCCCCAGAGACCACCAATGAGAGCGTGCCCTTCGCCCAGCACAGCAGCCTGGATTCCCGCATCGAGATGCTGCTGAAGGAGCAGCGCTCCAAGTTTTCCTTCTTGGCCTCTgacacagaggaggaggaagagaacagCAGCGTGGGCCTTGGGGCCAGAGATGCAGGGAGTGAGGTGCCTTCTGGGTCAGGGCATGGGCCCTGCACACCCCCTccagccccagctaattttgaggATGTGGCACCTACAGGGAGTGGGGAGCCAGGGGCTACCCGGGAGTCTCCCAAGGCAAACGGACAGAACCAG GCTTCTCCATGCTCTTCTGGAGACGACATGGAGATCTCCGATGACGACCGGGGTGGCTCACCCCCTCCGGCCCCGACGCCCCCTCAGCAGCCTCCGCCGCCTCCCCCTcccccgcctcctcctcctccctaccTGGCGTCCCTTCCCCTTGGTTATCCTCCCCACCAGCCTGCCTACCTCCTCCCACCCAGACCTGATGGGCCGCCGCCCCCTGAGTACCCCCCACCTCCTCCACCACCCCCGCACATCTATGACTTTGTGAACTCCCTGGAGCTCATGGACCGACTTGGGGCTCAGTGGGGAGGGATGCCTATGTCCTTCCAGATGCAGACCCAGATGTTAACTCGACTCCATCAGCTGCGGCAGGGCAAGGGATTGATTGCCGCCTCAGCTGGTCCCCCCGGTGGGACCTTTGGGGAGGCCTTCCTCCCATTCCCACCCCCCCAGGAGGCAGCCTATGGCTTGCCCTATGCTCTATATGCACAGGGGCAGGAGGGCAGAGGGGCATACTCGCGGGAGGCCTATCACCTGCCCATGCCCATGGCAGCCGagcccctgccctcctcctcaGTCTCGGGAGAGGAGGCCCGGCTGCCACCCAGGGAAGAAGGAGAGCTGGCAGAGGGCAAGACCCTCCCGACGGCAGGCACCGTGGGCCGTGTGCTCGCCATGTTGGTCCAGGAGATGAAGAGCATCATGCAGCGAGACCTCAACCGCAAGATGGTGGAGAACGTGGCCTTCGGAGCCTTTGACCAGTGGTGGGAGAGCAAGGAGGAGAAGGCCAAG CCATTCCAGAATGCGGCCAAGCAGCAAGCCAAGGAGGAGGATAAAGAGAAGACAAAGCTGAAGGAGCCTGGCCTGCTGTCCCTCGTGGACTGGGCCAAGAGCGGGGGCACTACGGGCATCGAGGCCTTCGCCTTTGGGTCAGGGCTGCGAGGGGCCCTGCGGCTGCCTTCATTCAAG GTAAAGCGGAAAGAGCCATCGGAAATTTCCGAGGCCAGTGAGGAAAAGAGGCCTCGTCCCTCCACTCCTGCTGAGGAAGATGAAGACG ACCCTGAGCGAGAGAAGGAGGCTGGAGAGCCCGGACGTCCGGGGACCAAGCCCCCGAAGCGGGACGAAGAACGAGGCAAGACCCAGGGCAAGCACCGCAAATCCTTTGCTCTGGATAGTGAAGGGGAGGAGGCGTCCCAGGAGTCCTCCTCGGAGAAG GATGAGGAGGATGACgaggaagatgaggaagatgaagatCGAGAGGAAGCGGTGGATACCACAAAGAAGGAGACAGGGGTGTCGGATG ATGGCGAAAATGACAGCACATCGGACTCCGAGAGCAGCAGCTCTTCCagctcctcatcctcctcctcctcatcgtCCTCGTCCTCCTCGTCCTCTTCATCCTCTGAGTCCTCCTctgaagatgaagaggaagaggagcgGCCAGCAgccctttcctcagcctccccgccCCCCAGGGAAGTCCCAGTGCCCACACCAGCACCTGTGGAGGTGCCAGCGCCAGAGAGAGTTGCAGGCTCCCCAGTCACACCCGTACCTGAACAGGAGACATCTCCAGCAAGGCCTGCAG GCCCCACGGAGGAGCTGCCCCCCAGTGTGCCCCCCCCTCCCCCAGAACCACCTGCTGGGCCCCCGGCCCCCACCCCATGCCCCGATGAGCGTCCCTCTTCTCCCAtccccctcctgcccccacccaagAAACGCCGGAAAACTGTCTCCTTCTCTGCCATTGAGGTGGTGCCAGCCCCAGAGCCCCCTACAGCCACACCGCCGCAGGCCAAGTCTCCCGGACCAGCCTCCCGCAAGGCCCCCCGGGGCGTGGAGCGGACCATCCGCAACCTGCCTCTGGACCATGCATCTTTGGTCAAGAGTTGGCCGGAGGAGGTGTCCCGAGGAAGCCGGAGCCGGGCTGGAGGCCGAGGCCGCGccacagaggaagaggaggctgagccagggacAGAGGTAGACCTGGCGGTCCTGGCTGACCTGGCCCTGACCCCTGCCCGGCGGGGGCTGCCTTCCCTGCCTGCTGTTGACGACTCGGAGGCCACAGAAACATCGGAGGAGGCTGAGCGCCCCGGGCCCCTGCTCAGCCACATTCTCCTGGAGCACAACTACGCCCTGGCCGTCAAGCCCACAGCACCGACGCTGGCCCCGCGGCCCCCAGAGCCAGTGCCTGCACCCGCCGCCCTCTTCAGTTCCCCAGCGGATGAGGTCCTGGAGGCCCCCGAGGTGGTGGTGGCTGAGGCGGAGGAGCCCAAGCCGCAGCAACTGCAGCAGCAGCGGGAGGAGGgcgaagaggaggaggaggaggaggaggaagagggggaggaggaggaggaggagtcctctgacagcagcagcagcagtgatgGGGAGGGCGCCCTCCGGAGGCGCAGCCTCCGCTCCCACGCCCGGCGCCGCCGCCcaccgcccccacccccgccacggCCGCCCCGCGCCTACGAGCCGCGCAGTGAGTTTGAACAGATGACCATCCTGTACGACATTTGGAACTCGGGCCTGGACTCAGAGGACATGAGTTACCTGCGGCTCACGTATGAGCGGCTGCTGCAGCAGACGAGCGGGGCCGACTGGCTCAACGACACCCACTGGGTTCATCACACAA TCACCAACCTGACCACCCCAAAACGCAAGCGGCGGCCCCAGGATGGGCCCCGGGAGCACCAGACAGGCTCGGCCCGTAGCGAAGGCTACTACCCCATCAGCAAGAAGGAGAAGGACAAGTACCTGGATGTGTGCCCAGTCTCGGCCCGGCAGCTGGAGGGCGTGGACACTCAG GGGACGAACCGCGTGCTATCCGAGCGCCGGTCCGAGCAACGGCGGCTGCTGAGCGCCATTGGTACCTCCGCCATCATGGACAGTGACCTGCTGAAACTCAACCAGCTCAAG TTCCGGAAGAAGAAGCTCCGATTTGGCCGGAGCCGGATCCACGAGTGGGGTCTGTTTGCCATGGAACCCATTGCTGCTGACGAGATGGTCATCGAATACGTGGGTCAGAACATCCGTCAG ATGGTGGCCGACATGCGGGAGAAGCGCTATGTGCAGGAGGGCATTGGCAGCAGCTACCTGTTCCGGGTGGACCATGACACCATCATCGATGCCACCAAGTGTGGCAACCTGGCCAGGTTCATCAACCACTGCTGCACG CCCAACTGCTACGCCAAGGTCATCACCATCGAGTCCCAGAAGAAGATTGTGATCTACTCCAAGCAGCCTATCGGCGTGGACGAGGAGATCACCTACGACTACAAGTTCCCACTGGAAGACAACAAGATCCCGTGTCTGTGCGGCACGGAGAGCTGCCGGGGCTCCCTAAACTGA